In Zingiber officinale cultivar Zhangliang chromosome 11B, Zo_v1.1, whole genome shotgun sequence, a single window of DNA contains:
- the LOC122034805 gene encoding translocase of chloroplast 34, chloroplastic-like isoform X1 produces the protein MAAQVAREWTGIQQFPVATQNKLHEILGKLKLENASTLTILLMGKGGVGKSSTLNSILGERVATVSAFQSEGLRPMMCSRTRAGFTLNIIDTPGLVEGGYVNEQAIEIIKRFLLNKTIDVLLYVDRLDAYRVDNLDKQVIKAITDTFGKRIWQRSMVVLTHAQLSPPDGLSYDEFFTRRSETLLKCIRMGARIKMQEFEDSPIPVALVENSGRCNTNSDGEKILPSGTAWIPNLVEVVTTVSAKGSKPITVDQKLIEGPNPNERGKFFIPLILAFQYFFIIKGIQRTIKRDIETEKRPAWETWASQKADRF, from the exons ATGGCGGCGCAAGTTGCCCGTGAATGGACTGGGATCCAGCAGTTCCCTGTTGCTACGCAGAACAAATTACATGAAATATTAGGAAAATTAAAGCTAGAG AATGCAAGCACCTTGACAATTCTGTTGATGGGAAAGGGCGGAGTGGGGAAGTCATCCACTTTGAATTCCATCTTAGGGGAGAGGGTGGCAACTGTTAGTGCTTTTCAG TCTGAGGGTTTGAGACCTATGATGTGCTCTCGGACTAGGGCAGGTTTCACCTTGAATATCATAGACACTCCAGGGCTTGTTGAAGGTGGATATGTGAACGAACAGGCTATTGAAATCATAAAAAG GTTTCTCTTGAACAAAACTATTGATGTTCTTCTATATGTGGACCGGTTGGATGCATATAGAGTGGATAATTTGGATAAGCAAGTTATCAAAGCTATCACTGACACATTTGGGAAGAGAATTTGGCAAAGGTCTATGGTTGTTTTAACTCATGCACAATTATCTCCACCAGATGGTTTGAGCTATGATGAATTCTTCACCAGACGATCAGAAACACTATTGAAATGCATTCGCATGGGTGCCCGAATTAAGATGCAAGAGTTTGAG GATTCTCCCATTCCTGTTGCCCTGGTTGAAAACAGTGGGAGATGCAATACCAATTCTGACGGGGAAAAG ATTCTGCCTAGTGGTACTGCTTGGATTCCAAATTTGGTTGAAGTAGTCACAACAGTAAGTGCTAAAGGGAGCAAGCCTATAACAGTCGACCAGAAGCTGATCGAGGGCCCCAACCCAAATGAGCGGGGAAAGTTCTTCATTCCTCTTATACTAGCATTTCAG TATTTCTTCATCATCAAAGGTATTCAGCGGACTATCAAGAGAGATATTGAAACAGAAAAAAGGCCAGCTTGGGAGACATGGGCTTCCCAGAAGGCAGATAGATTCTGA
- the LOC122034805 gene encoding translocase of chloroplast 34, chloroplastic-like isoform X2, translating into MAAQVAREWTGIQQFPVATQNKLHEILGKLKLENASTLTILLMGKGGVGKSSTLNSILGERVATVSAFQSEGLRPMMCSRTRAGFTLNIIDTPGLVEGGYVNEQAIEIIKRFLLNKTIDVLLYVDRLDAYRVDNLDKQVIKAITDTFGKRIWQRRSETLLKCIRMGARIKMQEFEDSPIPVALVENSGRCNTNSDGEKILPSGTAWIPNLVEVVTTVSAKGSKPITVDQKLIEGPNPNERGKFFIPLILAFQYFFIIKGIQRTIKRDIETEKRPAWETWASQKADRF; encoded by the exons ATGGCGGCGCAAGTTGCCCGTGAATGGACTGGGATCCAGCAGTTCCCTGTTGCTACGCAGAACAAATTACATGAAATATTAGGAAAATTAAAGCTAGAG AATGCAAGCACCTTGACAATTCTGTTGATGGGAAAGGGCGGAGTGGGGAAGTCATCCACTTTGAATTCCATCTTAGGGGAGAGGGTGGCAACTGTTAGTGCTTTTCAG TCTGAGGGTTTGAGACCTATGATGTGCTCTCGGACTAGGGCAGGTTTCACCTTGAATATCATAGACACTCCAGGGCTTGTTGAAGGTGGATATGTGAACGAACAGGCTATTGAAATCATAAAAAG GTTTCTCTTGAACAAAACTATTGATGTTCTTCTATATGTGGACCGGTTGGATGCATATAGAGTGGATAATTTGGATAAGCAAGTTATCAAAGCTATCACTGACACATTTGGGAAGAGAATTTGGCAAAG ACGATCAGAAACACTATTGAAATGCATTCGCATGGGTGCCCGAATTAAGATGCAAGAGTTTGAG GATTCTCCCATTCCTGTTGCCCTGGTTGAAAACAGTGGGAGATGCAATACCAATTCTGACGGGGAAAAG ATTCTGCCTAGTGGTACTGCTTGGATTCCAAATTTGGTTGAAGTAGTCACAACAGTAAGTGCTAAAGGGAGCAAGCCTATAACAGTCGACCAGAAGCTGATCGAGGGCCCCAACCCAAATGAGCGGGGAAAGTTCTTCATTCCTCTTATACTAGCATTTCAG TATTTCTTCATCATCAAAGGTATTCAGCGGACTATCAAGAGAGATATTGAAACAGAAAAAAGGCCAGCTTGGGAGACATGGGCTTCCCAGAAGGCAGATAGATTCTGA